A genomic stretch from Microbacterium proteolyticum includes:
- the groES gene encoding co-chaperone GroES, with protein MSVSIKPLEDRIVIKQVEAEQTTASGLVIPDTAKEKPQEGEVVAVGPGRIDDNGNRVPLDVAVGDRVLYSKYGGTEVKFGAEEYLVLSARDVLAVVVR; from the coding sequence GTGTCGGTTTCCATCAAGCCGCTCGAGGACCGCATCGTCATCAAGCAGGTCGAGGCTGAGCAGACCACCGCGAGTGGTCTCGTCATCCCCGACACCGCCAAGGAGAAGCCGCAGGAGGGCGAAGTCGTCGCCGTCGGCCCCGGCCGTATCGACGACAACGGCAACCGCGTCCCCCTCGACGTCGCCGTCGGCGACCGCGTGCTCTACAGCAAGTACGGCGGCACCGAGGTGAAGTTCGGCGCCGAGGAGTACCTCGTGCTCTCGGCTCGCGACGTCCTGGCGGTCGTCGTCCGCTGA
- a CDS encoding Hsp70 family protein has product MPAAFLRALGGSKHMVTPYYLAIDVGTSRTAAATARSAPDGALLAAPLPLGRNADSTPTTVFISDGGLLFGDAAERRGTAQPERLVREFKRRIGDDVPIVAGDRRFSAQDLYALVVGWVIGTAVEREGQHPAGIAVSVPVTWGEYRTQLVQDAIGRLGWSDVQVITEPEAAARHYEATHPLDTGRALAVYDFGGGTFDTVILQKTADGRVDFVGSPVGIPDLGGADFDDIVLRHTLRAADIPASALAGVDADAGLRMALASLRRECVDAKESLSFDGEAVVPVLIGDGHGAVRLTRAEFEDMVEPEIERTVEVLEDALAQSGLTADDLDAILLTGGTSRIPRVAQLLSERFDRPIAVDADPKAIIALGAARTAAASAATGHAFPPAAVDVVEDPVEDEDEDDDAVADAGFTPEHAQRRAPWFRRLPATAYVAAGVAALTVSVGVISVPALGIGILARTGMGVTSQPLAADLEVSLFDALDMPSSPPPSIAAPDAQTVVEQPASPEEAGAPDAPRDEQPSEERRRTPQRLTPQAAEQRSPSPSTGQQQASGGGAGGSGGGSNSSAGGSAPATGPSSSTAAEQPAPASTPPAEPTPDAPATSDPAPTVPATQEPAPTDPPATDPPVTQEPAPSPTGENPPPAESSTPPAEQPADSTAPEPPASATGEPTP; this is encoded by the coding sequence GTGCCTGCGGCGTTCCTGCGTGCCCTCGGGGGGTCGAAACACATGGTCACGCCGTACTACTTGGCGATCGATGTCGGGACGAGCAGGACGGCGGCTGCCACCGCACGCTCCGCACCGGATGGGGCCCTTCTCGCGGCGCCGCTGCCGCTCGGCCGCAACGCCGACAGCACCCCGACGACGGTCTTCATCTCCGACGGCGGACTGCTGTTCGGCGACGCGGCGGAGCGACGGGGAACGGCGCAGCCCGAACGCCTCGTGCGCGAGTTCAAGCGCCGCATCGGAGACGACGTCCCCATCGTCGCCGGCGACCGGCGGTTCTCTGCGCAAGACCTCTACGCGCTTGTCGTGGGATGGGTGATCGGCACCGCCGTCGAGCGGGAGGGCCAGCACCCCGCGGGGATCGCCGTCTCGGTCCCCGTGACCTGGGGCGAATACCGCACGCAGCTGGTGCAGGATGCCATCGGGCGGCTCGGCTGGAGCGACGTGCAGGTGATCACCGAACCCGAGGCGGCCGCGCGGCACTACGAGGCGACGCACCCCCTCGACACGGGACGCGCCCTCGCGGTCTACGACTTCGGCGGCGGCACCTTCGACACCGTCATCCTGCAGAAGACGGCGGACGGCCGCGTCGACTTCGTCGGCAGCCCCGTCGGCATCCCGGATCTGGGCGGCGCCGACTTCGACGACATCGTGCTGCGCCACACCCTGCGCGCAGCCGACATCCCGGCATCCGCCCTCGCGGGCGTCGACGCCGACGCGGGGCTGCGCATGGCGCTGGCGTCGTTGCGACGGGAATGCGTCGACGCGAAGGAATCGCTGTCGTTCGACGGCGAAGCGGTCGTGCCGGTGCTCATCGGTGACGGGCACGGTGCCGTCCGTCTGACCCGCGCCGAGTTCGAGGACATGGTCGAACCCGAGATCGAGCGGACGGTCGAGGTGCTCGAGGACGCGCTCGCGCAGTCGGGACTGACGGCCGACGACCTCGACGCGATCCTGCTCACGGGCGGCACCTCGCGCATCCCGCGGGTCGCCCAGCTGCTGTCGGAGCGATTCGACCGCCCCATCGCCGTGGACGCGGACCCCAAGGCGATCATCGCCCTCGGTGCCGCCCGCACCGCCGCCGCGAGCGCCGCCACCGGGCACGCGTTCCCGCCGGCCGCCGTCGACGTCGTGGAGGACCCCGTCGAGGACGAGGACGAGGACGACGACGCGGTCGCCGACGCCGGCTTCACCCCCGAGCATGCGCAGAGGCGCGCGCCCTGGTTTCGTCGACTTCCCGCCACGGCGTACGTCGCGGCGGGGGTCGCCGCGCTGACCGTGAGCGTCGGCGTGATCAGCGTGCCGGCGCTGGGGATCGGCATCCTCGCCCGCACCGGCATGGGCGTCACCTCGCAGCCCCTCGCCGCCGACCTCGAGGTGAGCCTGTTCGACGCCCTCGACATGCCGTCCTCTCCCCCGCCGAGCATCGCCGCCCCCGACGCCCAGACCGTCGTCGAGCAGCCGGCGTCCCCCGAGGAGGCCGGCGCACCCGACGCACCGCGTGACGAGCAGCCGAGCGAAGAACGCCGCCGCACCCCGCAACGACTCACTCCGCAGGCCGCCGAGCAGCGCAGTCCCTCCCCCTCGACCGGCCAGCAGCAGGCTTCCGGCGGCGGCGCGGGCGGCAGCGGCGGCGGGAGCAACTCCTCCGCCGGCGGCTCCGCGCCCGCGACCGGGCCCTCGTCGTCGACCGCGGCGGAGCAGCCCGCCCCGGCCTCCACACCGCCTGCCGAGCCGACCCCCGATGCGCCCGCGACCTCCGACCCCGCCCCGACGGTGCCCGCGACCCAGGAGCCGGCGCCGACCGATCCTCCCGCGACGGACCCCCCGGTGACCCAGGAGCCGGCACCCTCGCCGACCGGCGAGAACCCGCCGCCCGCCGAATCGTCGACCCCGCCCGCCGAGCAGCCGGCCGATTCGACGGCGCCGGAACCCCCGGCATCCGCCACCGGCGAGCCCACCCCCTGA
- the rarD gene encoding EamA family transporter RarD: MTPAPPAPAGGTTRGALYALGAYLLWGVLPIYFLQLKPTDPFEVVAWRIILAFAFCLLLLTVLRAWRPFLAIVRQPRLMALTALAGVLIYVNWQTYLIGALTEHVIETSLGYFINPIVTVLLGVVVLRERLRVLPWIAIGIAVLAVVVIVVGYGAFPWIALTLAASFGVYGLVKKQIGPSVDAVSGLTLESLWLLPVAVIQLFVVASVSGITLGAVGTLHTALLLSAGAVTAVPLLLFASGARRVPLTVIGLLQFVAPIIQFAIGVWVLHEPMTAERWIGFALVWVALVILSVDSILASRRHRRVVDDVTEPV; this comes from the coding sequence GTGACCCCCGCTCCACCCGCACCTGCCGGCGGAACGACGCGCGGCGCCCTGTACGCGCTCGGCGCCTACCTGCTCTGGGGCGTCCTGCCGATCTACTTCCTCCAGCTCAAGCCCACCGATCCGTTCGAGGTCGTCGCGTGGCGCATCATCCTGGCCTTCGCGTTCTGTCTGCTGCTGCTGACGGTGCTGCGCGCGTGGCGACCCTTCCTCGCGATCGTGCGGCAGCCCCGCCTGATGGCGCTCACGGCGCTGGCCGGCGTGCTCATCTACGTCAACTGGCAGACGTATCTCATCGGCGCGCTCACCGAGCACGTCATCGAGACGAGCCTGGGGTACTTCATCAATCCGATCGTGACCGTGCTGCTCGGTGTGGTCGTCCTGCGGGAACGGCTGAGGGTGCTGCCGTGGATCGCGATCGGCATCGCCGTCCTCGCCGTCGTCGTCATCGTGGTCGGCTACGGCGCCTTCCCGTGGATCGCACTCACGCTGGCGGCCTCCTTCGGCGTCTACGGCCTGGTGAAGAAGCAGATCGGGCCGTCGGTGGATGCCGTGAGCGGCCTGACCCTCGAGTCGCTCTGGTTGCTCCCGGTCGCCGTCATCCAGCTGTTCGTCGTCGCGAGCGTCTCGGGAATCACCCTCGGCGCCGTCGGAACGCTGCACACCGCCCTGCTGCTGTCGGCCGGGGCCGTGACCGCCGTGCCGCTGCTGCTCTTCGCCTCGGGTGCCCGGCGGGTGCCGCTGACGGTGATCGGTCTGCTGCAGTTCGTCGCGCCCATCATCCAGTTCGCCATCGGGGTGTGGGTGCTGCACGAACCCATGACGGCCGAGCGGTGGATCGGTTTCGCCCTGGTCTGGGTGGCGCTGGTGATCCTGAGCGTCGACTCGATCTTGGCGTCGCGGCGCCACCGGCGCGTCGTCGACGACGTGACCGAACCGGTCTGA